Part of the Parcubacteria group bacterium genome, TGGTTTTCTGCCAGGACAAGCTCATCATAAATACCGTCAATAAGATTGTGCCCCTTTGCGTCATTAAGCGTGACCCATGCATAGGAGTCTGCCTCCCCTTCCTGAAGCGTGATCTCACCACCGGCGTATTCGGCGATACAAGAAATGACGAGTGAGGGACTCCCGTCTTCATGCACCGTCGCCAAACTTGTGAGGTATTCAATATTCTCTATGTCGAGGCCCACTTCTTCCTTAACCTCACGTCGAAGTGTCCGTTCGAGCACGTTGTACCAGTAGAACTTCGTATCCTTCTTGAGTTTGAGATAGTCGTCCGTTTCGAGCTTGCCTCCCGGTACGGTCCACATGCTCGGGAACCGCTTCTTGTTTGATGAACGGCGGATTATAAGAAACTTGCCGTCCTTGTCAGCGATGATTGCGGTAATCGCAACTTCGTGGAGATGTTTGTTTTCTGTCATTCTGATAAGTGTATACGAAATAAGTACGCTCGACAAACGTATCATTGACGACTCTTTTGCCTCGTGCTGAAGATGCAAATATCACAACTTTTCTCATGTACACTATAGTTTTAATAGTATGCGTGATGCGATACAAAACTTCGCACAACAATTCTCCTTTGAGCCAGAAATCAGAAACGGAGGAAACTTTACACCCCGTCCCAAACTCCTGATTGCCGGAATGGGCGGTTCGCACCTTGCCGCGGGACTCTTGAAGACGATGCTCCCGGAACGCGACATTGTGATTCACCGCAGTTATGGCCTCCCTCGCCACATGAGCGACCTCGGAGAGCGGCTTTTTGTCGCAAGTTCATACTCGGGCAATACCGAGGAAACCGTCTCCGCCCTTGAAGAAGCATTGGAGCGACGCCTCCCTTCTGTCGTCATCTCTACGGGGGGGATACTTGGCGGCATGGCGGAAGAGCACTCACTCCCCTACATCCAGCTCCCCAAAACGGGCATCCAGCCGCGCGCCGCGATCGGCTTCGCCTTCCGGGCACTGCTTGCCGTATTGAGCGAGAAAGACATGCTCGACCTAAGCGCGAAGTTCGCAAACACATTCAATGCAGGTTCGTATGAGGATGCCGGCCGAGCACTCGCACAAATGCTTCGCGACTCTATTCCCGTCATCTACTCCTCCGAAAAAAACGAAGCACTCGCGTATCACTGGAAGATTACTTTTAACGAAACAGGCAAAATCCCCGCCCTCTACAATCTCCTCCCCGAACTCAACCACAACGAGATGTCGGGTTTTGACGTAAGGGACGCGACTCGACACCTTTCGGAAAAATTCTATTTTATCTTTCTTCGTGACGGGGATGACCATCCCCGCGTACTGAAGCGAATGGATATTCTCACAGAAGAATACAGGAACCGTGGACTTCGTGTCTTGGTGGTACACCTCAACACAGAAGGCGACAAATACACAAAGATATTCTCCCTTGTCGTCCTCGCAAGCTGGGCCGCGTACCACACGGCAGTTGGGTATACGCTCGACCCCGAGGAAGACCTTCCTTTCGTTGCAGATTTCAAAAAGAGAATGGCGGACTAGCTCTAGACATGGAGAAGTGCCGTATGGTACGATGAGCGCAACTAAAAACTAATTAAATACAATGGATACCAACAACAACGTCCAACTCCAGAATCTTTATGTCCCGGGCGCGATCGTTCTCGCCGGAGTTATTATCGCCGGAGCAGTCTTCCTCTCCTCTTCAAAGGAAGGCACTACCGCGGCAGTAAGTGAAACGGTCGTCGACGCAACGGAGGTCATGGAGCCGATCTCTCCTGTCGACCACATCTTGGGAGCACCCAACGCTCCAGTCGTCATTGTTGAGTATTCTGACCTTGAGTGTCCGTTCTGCAAAGATTTCCATGAGACAATGAAGATGGTAATGAAGGAATACGGTGAGCAGAGACAAGTTGCATGGATTTTCCGCCACGCGCCACTCACCCAACTCCACTCTAAGGCGGTCACAGAAGCAGAGGCTGCGGAATGTGCGGCAGAGCTTGGTGGGACGGTGAAGTTCTGGGAATACATAGACCGAGTCTTTACGCTGACACCGTCGAACGACGGACTCGACCTCGCATTACTTCCTGATATTGCAGAAGATGTGGGCCTTTCGCGCAAAAACTTTGAAGCATGTCTCAAGAACAACACATTCGAAGAAAAGATTCTTGGCCAGCTGAACGATGGAGTAAACACAGCGCAAGCTCTCGGTCTTAACTTCGGAACTCCTTTTAGCATCTTTATAGAGAGAGACGGCAGGGCACAGCCGATCTCTGGCGCGCAATCATACGAATCATTGAAGTTCATGATCGACGAAGCGCTTGCCAAGACCGCTCAAGAATAGGCACAAAAAAACCCGCGAAATAGCGGGTTTTTTGTTTCCCTTAGGGGTATTGCTTTTTTGTGATAAGTGTGATATAATTAAAGTTGGATTGGAGGTGTGGAATGAACAAATATTTCGCAGACCTGTGGCGTTCGCGCCACAAGTACTTCGCCGATCTGGCACGCGTATGGCGGCCCTCGGGCAAAGCGTCTGTGGCTGCCCTCGCCAACCTGTTTGACCCATGGAGGCTCGCAAAGAGCGTCTTCTGGCTCATCGGCGCGCTTGCCACATCGATCGTGAAGACGATCTTCTTCTCGGCGAAGCTCGCGCTTCGCATGTACTAGGGAGGACACGATGCAACGCTGGTTCCGGTTCTTTTTTGGTTCACGTGTTCGGGCAGGCACTACAACGCTTGCCCTCATCGTCCTCGGGGCAATCCACTACTTCGCCCCGGGGACACTGACGCAGATCGCGGTCGGAACAGTAGACGAGTTGGGCCCACTTTTGAATATGGTGCTCGTCTACGGCATCGCCTTCGCCCTTCTCATCTGGGCGTTCCGTCTGCTCCTTCGCCCTTTCACGGGCAAACGCGGCAAGTCATCCTGACTGCCGCGTTTTTTGTTATAAACCCAAGCGATAGATATCAAACGAGTTTTCTCCCTCAAACATATCCGAGGGGTTGGGCAGAAAGACCTTCGTCCGCATAAGTTCTGCTGTCGCGTCGTTTACCAGGCGGTGAAAGATTGCGAACTCTTCATCGCATTTGTCGAAATCAATAGTATAGCGCCGCATCTGCGATGACCCGTCCGCATTCTTAGTCTTCTTGCACTCTTGCAAGATGAAGCGCCGGACCGGCCGCTTAAATTCACTTTGCACTGTGTAGTAGTTGAAGATCGCCTGGATGACGAAGAGTGTCTTTTGCGAGCCCCCGGCACTCCACGAATCGACAAACTTGTGGTCAATAATGTCGAGCGCCTTCGGGTCGACACGCGACTCGACGACCAAGTCAGAGACTGCCTTAATGGGGAGCGGCAGACCCTTCACATTAGCCATTCCCCTCACCTCGACGCCAAGCACTTTGTGCCGGGGTGGCCGAGCAAGATAAAAAGCGATGGCACGAAGATAGTCGCGCTCCATCTGGAGACGTTTTTTCTTTTTTGCAAGACGCGAGGTGGCTTTCCCAAAGTTAATTTCGAAATCAGGGACATTGCAGAGGTAATCGAGACCGAGCTGTATAGCCCCTTCTTTCTCTATACCACCATAGAAGTGTTGGAGCGCAACATGCCCGGCGCGCCCGATAATTGAGGCCGGGGTTCCCGGTGTGTCATATACTTCTTCGACATAGCGCTTGTACCATGCCAAGGGATTCCGGAGAAAAGTTATGAGCGACGAGTAACTCCAGTGTGCAATGGGAAACTCCTTCCCAGAAGATTTCATGTAGGCAGTATAACACGCTGGGGCTCCACGTTCAGAGTGGTTGACAAAGATTCAATAACGGTATCTAGTGTACATAGACAGAGGAGGCCGGTGTGGTGACCCTCAACGTTTTACTGTTTTTGAGTGTCCTCGTCCTGCTCTACACAACGCTCTGTAAAGTCCTTTCTCATGGATTCCTGCGGATAGACAATAGTAAGTTCCGGAAGATAGACCCTGAACCATTGGGCAATGCTGCTACTGGAGATGCTCAATCATTGGCCATCCAAAACATTAACATTGAGATGTTGGCACAAAAATACACAAGGCTTGCCCAACTCCCCACGGCAGTAATCCTGAGAGTGACAACGGGAATTCCAATCGCCGCTCTGATCAACATGACACAGATGACTTTCGGGAATGCCCGCACATCTCCCGTCTTGGCCCTTTCGGAGGACGCCATTGAAAGTCTTGGTGGTGACGAAGTTGTCGAGGCTATACTTGCCCACGAAATCGCGCATGGTTACAAGCCAAAGAGACTGAGTATATTTGTGCGGCTTGGCTTACTTGTTGCGGAGCTTTCCCTGCAACGTCTCTGGC contains:
- a CDS encoding NUDIX domain-containing protein; translated protein: MTENKHLHEVAITAIIADKDGKFLIIRRSSNKKRFPSMWTVPGGKLETDDYLKLKKDTKFYWYNVLERTLRREVKEEVGLDIENIEYLTSLATVHEDGSPSLVISCIAEYAGGEITLQEGEADSYAWVTLNDAKGHNLIDGIYDELVLAENQRANRKRAEWARSQDTANQ
- a CDS encoding M48 family metalloprotease, which translates into the protein MTLNVLLFLSVLVLLYTTLCKVLSHGFLRIDNSKFRKIDPEPLGNAATGDAQSLAIQNINIEMLAQKYTRLAQLPTAVILRVTTGIPIAALINMTQMTFGNARTSPVLALSEDAIESLGGDEVVEAILAHEIAHGYKPKRLSIFVRLGLLVAELSLQRLWLFLTLVGALFFAIMAFEGTQTSANIALLGALLPLTLLSLFEMAGNVLDRREEYRADAYAALWNKRNAERLIGFFKRDLAHLEGRMKTIVFYFALPFMTHPHPSQRTKRLKRFLEREGNVAPA
- a CDS encoding thioredoxin domain-containing protein, with amino-acid sequence MDTNNNVQLQNLYVPGAIVLAGVIIAGAVFLSSSKEGTTAAVSETVVDATEVMEPISPVDHILGAPNAPVVIVEYSDLECPFCKDFHETMKMVMKEYGEQRQVAWIFRHAPLTQLHSKAVTEAEAAECAAELGGTVKFWEYIDRVFTLTPSNDGLDLALLPDIAEDVGLSRKNFEACLKNNTFEEKILGQLNDGVNTAQALGLNFGTPFSIFIERDGRAQPISGAQSYESLKFMIDEALAKTAQE
- a CDS encoding PD-(D/E)XK nuclease family protein — translated: MKSSGKEFPIAHWSYSSLITFLRNPLAWYKRYVEEVYDTPGTPASIIGRAGHVALQHFYGGIEKEGAIQLGLDYLCNVPDFEINFGKATSRLAKKKKRLQMERDYLRAIAFYLARPPRHKVLGVEVRGMANVKGLPLPIKAVSDLVVESRVDPKALDIIDHKFVDSWSAGGSQKTLFVIQAIFNYYTVQSEFKRPVRRFILQECKKTKNADGSSQMRRYTIDFDKCDEEFAIFHRLVNDATAELMRTKVFLPNPSDMFEGENSFDIYRLGL